From Priestia filamentosa, a single genomic window includes:
- a CDS encoding proline dehydrogenase family protein codes for MLANVSKNVFLHASQNRVLNKAAKKWGLRFGAGQVVAGDTIEGAMKKVRELNEKGLVCTLDHLGEFVSSREEATEATQYNVRTLEAMAANGVDCNLSVKMTQLGLDIDRSFCLDNMRRILDTAKQYNNFVRIDMEDYAHCQMTLDILRELRETYDNVGTVIQSYLFRAEQDVKDLKGVPLRLVKGAYQESPTVAFQNKEDVDKNYVRIIEEHLLNGSYTAIASHDHNIIDKVKEMVKKYNIPRTQFEFQMLYGFRSELQLSLVQEGYKVRVYVPFGKDWFGYFMRRLAERPQNVAFALKGFFSK; via the coding sequence ATGTTAGCAAATGTATCAAAAAATGTGTTTCTTCACGCTTCACAAAATAGAGTGCTAAATAAAGCAGCTAAAAAATGGGGACTTCGATTTGGTGCTGGGCAAGTTGTTGCTGGAGATACAATCGAAGGGGCAATGAAAAAAGTCCGTGAACTTAATGAAAAAGGATTAGTTTGCACGTTGGATCATTTAGGTGAATTCGTCTCAAGTAGAGAAGAAGCAACAGAAGCCACTCAATATAACGTACGAACATTAGAGGCAATGGCCGCTAATGGGGTAGACTGTAACTTATCTGTTAAAATGACGCAGCTTGGACTAGACATTGACCGAAGCTTTTGTTTAGATAATATGCGTCGTATTTTGGACACAGCGAAACAGTATAATAACTTTGTACGAATTGATATGGAAGACTATGCTCATTGTCAAATGACACTTGATATTTTACGAGAACTGCGAGAAACATATGATAACGTTGGGACTGTTATTCAATCATATCTGTTCAGAGCAGAGCAAGATGTAAAAGATTTGAAAGGAGTTCCGTTACGCCTTGTGAAAGGAGCGTATCAAGAATCTCCAACAGTTGCTTTTCAAAACAAAGAGGATGTTGATAAAAACTACGTACGCATTATTGAAGAACATCTATTAAATGGAAGCTATACAGCTATTGCTTCTCACGACCATAATATTATTGACAAAGTGAAAGAAATGGTCAAAAAGTATAATATTCCTCGTACGCAATTTGAATTTCAAATGTTATATGGATTCCGTTCAGAGCTTCAGCTAAGTCTAGTTCAAGAAGGATATAAAGTGCGCGTTTATGTTCCTTTTGGAAAAGACTGGTTTGGCTACTTTATGCGCCGTCTAGCAGAAAGACCGCAAAATGTGGCATTCGCTCTTAAAGGATTCTTCTCAAAATAA
- a CDS encoding site-2 protease family protein, producing MFGFEDLPKFFFSFLIVLPLVAITHQLGHLIVAILFGGRVDFTIGRGKTIFKKGKFKIKSVYFLDSFCVYEELKIDNRFTHAFVYAGGIIANLASILIMNGLVVYSTVEPSLFSYQFVYFSVYYVALSLLPIKFSETTSSDGRAIYDALRYGKIACNPD from the coding sequence ATGTTTGGGTTTGAAGATTTACCTAAGTTTTTCTTTTCATTTTTAATTGTCCTTCCACTTGTTGCCATCACTCATCAACTAGGACATTTAATCGTTGCTATTCTTTTTGGGGGAAGAGTAGATTTTACAATTGGTCGTGGTAAAACGATTTTTAAAAAGGGGAAATTTAAAATTAAGTCTGTTTATTTTTTAGATTCCTTTTGTGTTTATGAAGAATTAAAGATTGATAATCGATTTACTCATGCTTTTGTATATGCAGGAGGAATAATTGCTAATCTAGCTTCTATTTTGATTATGAATGGGTTAGTAGTATACAGTACAGTGGAACCTTCTCTATTCTCTTATCAGTTTGTTTATTTTTCTGTCTACTATGTAGCATTGTCTCTTTTACCTATTAAGTTTTCAGAAACAACGTCAAGTGATGGTCGGGCGATCTATGATGCCCTTCGCTATGGAAAAATTGCCTGTAATCCAGACTGA
- a CDS encoding DUF3951 domain-containing protein encodes MLFLSLMFLTFTTVFILIVLVACYKFFILKRTVSKSHYTPFDYITGQNTVEFHEEENNREEDNDNGEKFKKSPC; translated from the coding sequence TTGCTTTTTTTATCTCTGATGTTTCTTACTTTTACAACAGTTTTTATTTTGATAGTTTTGGTTGCGTGCTACAAATTTTTTATTTTAAAACGTACGGTTTCTAAAAGCCACTATACACCATTTGATTATATTACAGGACAAAATACTGTCGAATTTCATGAAGAAGAAAATAATAGGGAAGAAGATAATGATAATGGAGAAAAATTTAAAAAATCTCCCTGTTAG
- a CDS encoding D-2-hydroxyacid dehydrogenase: MKTMLIVHDVEEYRSTIEEVAVGFKVIIEKDQSKWKNYVEEAEVVLGWRNEMNVEEFKNLRFLQSWSAGVDTLPLAELKEKKVFLSTASGVHAYPISETIFGLLLSLTRKIHTYVRNQLEKKWHNSGLSLELHEKTIGIIGMGAIGKETAKIAKAFNMKTLGLRHSGKEEKYVDEMYTTKALSSFLPHCDYVVITLPLTEDTHGMFGEEQFKKMKSSAFLVNIGRGELVRERELIQALQNEEIAGAGLDVFEQEPLEENSPLWELPNVIVTPHTSGATEYYAKRVVEEIFLPNIKDYLSGKTPSINTVDYEKGY; encoded by the coding sequence ATGAAAACAATGCTTATCGTACACGATGTTGAAGAATACCGTTCCACAATTGAAGAAGTTGCCGTAGGATTCAAGGTAATTATTGAAAAAGACCAAAGCAAATGGAAAAACTATGTAGAAGAAGCAGAAGTTGTGCTCGGTTGGAGAAACGAGATGAATGTTGAAGAATTTAAGAATCTTCGCTTTTTACAAAGCTGGAGCGCTGGTGTTGATACACTTCCTCTCGCAGAACTTAAAGAAAAGAAGGTTTTTCTTTCTACAGCAAGCGGCGTTCATGCTTATCCTATTTCAGAAACTATTTTTGGACTTCTTTTATCTTTAACAAGAAAGATTCATACATATGTAAGAAATCAGCTCGAGAAAAAGTGGCATAATAGCGGATTGAGCCTAGAACTTCATGAGAAAACAATTGGAATCATTGGAATGGGCGCCATTGGTAAAGAAACAGCTAAAATTGCAAAAGCTTTTAATATGAAAACGCTAGGTCTTCGCCATTCAGGTAAAGAAGAAAAGTATGTTGATGAAATGTACACAACAAAAGCTCTCTCTTCTTTCTTACCTCACTGTGATTATGTTGTGATTACACTTCCTCTCACTGAAGATACGCACGGAATGTTCGGTGAAGAGCAGTTTAAAAAAATGAAAAGCTCAGCATTTCTTGTGAATATTGGCAGAGGTGAGCTTGTTCGTGAAAGAGAACTTATTCAAGCTTTACAAAACGAGGAAATTGCAGGAGCTGGACTTGATGTTTTTGAACAAGAACCACTTGAAGAAAACAGCCCGCTTTGGGAGCTTCCAAACGTGATTGTGACTCCACATACTTCTGGCGCTACTGAATATTATGCGAAGAGAGTTGTAGAAGAGATTTTTCTTCCAAATATAAAAGACTATCTCAGTGGAAAAACACCTTCTATTAATACAGTAGACTACGAAAAAGGCTACTAA
- a CDS encoding MATE family efflux transporter: MARYDFTEGNIFKQMLWFSTPILLTNLLQTSYQFIDSLWVGNLLGAQALGAVAVSGTVIFTILSFVIGVNNASLTILSQQKGKGNEEGLKNYLNAFVVTLTCLAFVLGVVGYFLARPILMMLGTPPSMVDEATLYLKINFVGILFLFGYNFIATVLRALGDSRTPLKFVCIAVLLNTVLAPLFIIQFHFGIEGAAYATLISQAFAFLYGLALMIRKKLVPFTKPSLPQKEEILLILKLGIPAGLQMMVISSGVMAIMSVVTSFGEHTVAGFGAAQRLDSLLMLPAMALGTAVSSMAGQNIGVSKWDRVHKIARYGVLYNLVIMLVVSVIIFFFAHEAVSLFTNDESAIKFGGEYLQIIAFFYPLLGINFILNGVVRASGAMIQILLLNVVSLWVLRYPLTYGLSSFFGEMGIGLGMGISFLISSIVVYFYYKYGKWKEKELFKKKKM, from the coding sequence ATGGCACGGTATGACTTTACAGAGGGAAATATATTTAAGCAAATGTTATGGTTCTCAACCCCCATTTTACTAACAAACTTGCTTCAGACGTCTTATCAGTTTATTGATAGTTTGTGGGTTGGTAACTTGCTAGGGGCTCAGGCGCTTGGAGCTGTTGCAGTATCAGGTACCGTGATTTTTACGATCTTATCATTTGTCATTGGGGTAAACAATGCCTCATTAACCATTTTATCTCAGCAAAAAGGAAAAGGAAATGAAGAAGGCTTAAAAAACTATTTAAATGCCTTCGTTGTTACGCTTACATGTTTAGCATTTGTGCTTGGAGTTGTTGGTTATTTCTTAGCTCGTCCGATTTTAATGATGCTAGGAACGCCGCCATCAATGGTTGATGAAGCTACGTTATACTTAAAGATTAACTTTGTTGGTATTCTCTTTTTGTTTGGCTATAATTTTATCGCAACCGTTTTACGAGCATTAGGAGATAGCCGAACACCATTAAAGTTTGTATGTATTGCGGTTCTCCTTAATACAGTGCTTGCACCGTTATTTATTATACAGTTTCATTTTGGAATAGAAGGAGCTGCATATGCAACACTTATTTCACAAGCTTTCGCTTTTCTGTATGGACTAGCTTTAATGATTAGGAAAAAGCTTGTTCCATTCACAAAGCCAAGTTTACCTCAAAAGGAAGAAATCCTGCTTATTTTAAAGCTTGGTATTCCTGCAGGACTGCAAATGATGGTGATTTCTTCAGGAGTAATGGCCATTATGAGCGTTGTGACAAGCTTTGGAGAACATACTGTAGCTGGTTTTGGGGCAGCACAGCGTCTGGATTCGTTGCTAATGCTTCCAGCAATGGCTCTTGGTACAGCTGTCAGCAGTATGGCTGGTCAAAATATAGGCGTTTCGAAGTGGGATAGAGTGCATAAAATCGCTCGGTATGGCGTTTTATACAACTTAGTCATTATGCTTGTTGTTTCTGTTATCATTTTCTTCTTTGCTCATGAAGCTGTTAGTCTTTTTACAAATGACGAGAGTGCTATTAAGTTTGGAGGAGAGTACCTCCAAATTATCGCCTTTTTTTATCCGCTCCTTGGGATTAATTTTATTTTAAACGGAGTTGTCCGGGCTTCGGGAGCTATGATTCAAATTTTACTTTTAAATGTTGTTTCCCTTTGGGTGCTACGCTATCCCCTCACATATGGTTTATCGTCTTTTTTTGGAGAGATGGGCATTGGTCTTGGAATGGGCATTAGCTTTTTAATTAGTAGTATCGTTGTCTATTTCTATTACAAATATGGAAAATGGAAAGAAAAGGAGCTTTTTAAAAAGAAGAAAATGTGA
- the coaA gene encoding type I pantothenate kinase: MNGTYSPYITFTEKEWSKLRSVTPFPLTKEEVENFRGINDKLSVREVSNIYLPLSRLLNLYVKASQMLFKGTHDFLGKQGSKVPYIIGIAGSVGVGKSTTARVIQALLSRWPEHPRVDLVTTDGFLYPKHVLEEKGLMHRKGFPESYDTKYLIDFLTAVKSGDPHVNAPLYSHVLYDRVPDEYTHISQPDILILEGINVLQQMQNFETPQLSVSDFFDFSIYVDADESDIFRWYVERFKIFCQTSFQNPDSYFHRYASLSEEEATNIATNIWKDINQKNLHENILPTRYRADLILRKGQDHGVEKIRMKQL, encoded by the coding sequence ATGAATGGAACATACTCTCCATACATAACGTTCACGGAAAAGGAATGGTCTAAGCTTCGTTCTGTTACACCTTTTCCATTAACAAAAGAAGAAGTCGAAAACTTCCGAGGCATTAATGATAAACTATCCGTCCGTGAAGTATCAAACATTTACTTACCGCTTTCTCGTCTTTTAAATCTTTATGTAAAAGCTTCTCAAATGCTTTTCAAAGGTACACACGACTTTCTTGGTAAACAAGGCAGTAAAGTACCTTACATTATTGGAATTGCCGGAAGTGTCGGCGTTGGGAAAAGTACAACAGCACGCGTTATTCAAGCGCTTTTGTCTCGCTGGCCTGAACATCCGCGTGTTGATCTTGTAACAACAGATGGCTTTTTATATCCTAAACATGTATTAGAAGAAAAAGGACTTATGCACCGCAAAGGTTTTCCTGAAAGCTATGATACAAAATATTTAATTGATTTTTTAACAGCTGTAAAATCTGGGGACCCACATGTTAATGCGCCCCTTTATTCACATGTGCTGTATGATAGAGTTCCAGATGAATATACTCATATTTCACAGCCTGACATTTTAATTTTGGAAGGCATTAACGTTCTTCAACAAATGCAAAATTTTGAGACCCCTCAGCTTTCCGTGTCTGATTTCTTTGATTTCTCGATTTATGTAGATGCTGATGAGTCTGATATTTTCCGTTGGTATGTAGAACGTTTTAAAATCTTTTGTCAAACATCTTTTCAAAACCCAGATTCTTATTTTCATCGCTATGCAAGCCTTTCTGAAGAAGAAGCAACAAACATAGCAACAAACATTTGGAAAGATATTAACCAAAAGAACCTTCATGAGAACATTCTTCCAACCCGCTATCGTGCAGATCTTATCCTTCGTAAAGGCCAAGACCATGGAGTAGAAAAAATTCGCATGAAGCAACTATAA
- a CDS encoding amino acid permease, which translates to MEQPQLKKELKIRHITMISLGGIIGAGLFIGSGTLIGQTGPGSIFSYAFAGLFVILIMRMLGEMSTANPSSGSFATYARQALGPWAGYTIGWLYWFFWVIVIAVEAIAGSNIIQYWFPGIPSWTMSLILTFLLTLTNVYSVKSFGEFEYWFSLIKVVSLALFLILGGAIILGLIPGVESPGTTNLVDRGGFLPNGISSVFLGVALVMFSFMGTEIVATAAGESADPEKAITIATRTVIYRILIFYLGSMMILVTILPWDSPTLLKSPFVSILELVNVPGAAQIMNFIVLTAVLSCLNSGLYTSSRMLFSMAQKGDAPRMFLKVNKKGIPFNAIIGCTIVSYISVGFNYLSPDKIFLFLVNASGGVALLVYLVIAFSQLRLRRMYEKTNPEALKIKMWFFPYLTYITIAAMASIFFAMAFIDSLRSQFYLTTLIALCVVGSYFLIKKKDVTSVATTTKEEIS; encoded by the coding sequence ATGGAACAACCGCAACTAAAGAAAGAACTAAAAATTCGGCATATTACAATGATCTCCTTAGGAGGAATAATCGGAGCTGGGCTTTTTATAGGAAGCGGAACCCTTATCGGTCAAACAGGACCAGGATCTATCTTCTCTTACGCTTTTGCAGGTTTATTCGTTATTCTCATCATGAGAATGCTTGGTGAAATGTCTACAGCTAATCCGTCCAGCGGTTCTTTTGCTACTTATGCAAGACAAGCTTTAGGTCCTTGGGCAGGATATACGATTGGCTGGCTTTATTGGTTTTTCTGGGTAATCGTTATTGCTGTTGAAGCTATTGCAGGCTCAAATATTATTCAATATTGGTTTCCAGGCATTCCGTCTTGGACTATGAGTCTCATTCTTACTTTCTTATTAACCCTTACAAACGTGTACTCCGTTAAGTCATTTGGAGAATTTGAGTACTGGTTTTCTCTTATAAAAGTAGTTAGTCTTGCTTTATTTTTAATTCTTGGTGGAGCAATCATTTTAGGTCTTATCCCAGGCGTTGAATCACCAGGAACAACAAACCTTGTAGACCGAGGTGGCTTTCTTCCAAATGGAATAAGCTCTGTCTTTTTAGGTGTTGCACTTGTAATGTTCTCATTCATGGGAACTGAGATTGTAGCAACAGCAGCTGGAGAATCAGCAGATCCCGAAAAAGCGATTACAATTGCTACAAGAACAGTTATTTACCGTATTCTGATTTTCTACCTTGGATCAATGATGATTCTTGTTACAATTCTACCTTGGGACTCTCCAACTCTTTTAAAAAGTCCATTCGTGTCTATTTTAGAGCTTGTAAACGTTCCAGGAGCAGCCCAAATTATGAACTTTATTGTATTAACAGCTGTCCTTTCCTGCTTGAATTCAGGTCTCTATACAAGCTCACGTATGCTGTTTTCAATGGCTCAAAAAGGTGATGCACCTCGCATGTTCTTGAAAGTGAACAAAAAAGGAATTCCATTTAACGCCATTATAGGTTGTACAATTGTTTCTTACATTAGCGTTGGTTTTAACTATCTTTCACCAGATAAAATCTTTTTGTTCTTAGTAAATGCTTCTGGTGGAGTTGCGCTACTTGTTTATCTCGTTATTGCCTTTTCACAGTTAAGACTGCGCCGTATGTATGAGAAAACAAACCCTGAAGCGCTTAAAATTAAAATGTGGTTTTTCCCTTACTTAACGTATATTACAATCGCTGCAATGGCTAGCATTTTCTTTGCAATGGCATTCATTGATTCGCTTCGCTCACAGTTTTATCTCACAACATTGATTGCTTTATGTGTTGTAGGATCTTATTTCTTAATTAAAAAGAAGGATGTAACAAGCGTTGCAACAACTACAAAAGAAGAAATTTCATAA
- a CDS encoding CsbD family protein: protein MSKNNGLSEKVKSAVNKVKGETKDQVGNATNDYHMQNEGKKDKLKGDVQKEIGKAKDR, encoded by the coding sequence ATGAGTAAAAACAACGGACTTAGTGAAAAAGTAAAAAGTGCAGTGAATAAAGTAAAGGGAGAAACAAAAGATCAAGTCGGGAACGCAACGAATGATTATCACATGCAAAATGAAGGTAAGAAAGATAAATTAAAAGGCGATGTTCAAAAAGAAATTGGAAAAGCAAAAGACCGCTAA
- a CDS encoding MBL fold metallo-hydrolase, which produces MIHSLKVGRANVFVIQEEKTIIVNTGSPKKSDFLLQSLYKLGVTKNSVSLILLTHGHLDHFGNINEIRSVFNAPVAIHREDVGALEKGQDSYLKPTRKRGALIKPFLHGKIKGTSPDMLIDTTLSLKPFGVNGKVVHTPGHTDGSLSVILKNKEMIIGDLLMGGHIGGFFLPHKPRHHYFAHNMDTAQKSIQRLLHEKPSKIYVGHGGPLTFRDIQKREF; this is translated from the coding sequence ATGATTCATTCATTAAAAGTTGGGCGAGCAAACGTGTTCGTCATTCAAGAAGAAAAAACAATTATCGTTAATACAGGGTCCCCTAAGAAAAGCGATTTTTTACTTCAATCTCTCTACAAACTTGGCGTAACTAAAAACAGCGTATCCCTTATTCTTTTAACACATGGTCATCTTGATCATTTTGGCAATATCAATGAGATAAGGAGCGTATTCAATGCGCCCGTAGCCATTCACAGAGAAGATGTAGGCGCCTTAGAAAAAGGACAAGACTCCTATTTAAAGCCGACCCGAAAACGGGGAGCCCTTATCAAACCTTTTTTACACGGTAAAATCAAAGGAACATCGCCTGATATGTTGATAGATACCACGCTTTCACTTAAGCCTTTTGGTGTAAACGGAAAAGTTGTTCATACTCCTGGTCATACAGACGGTTCCCTCTCTGTTATTTTAAAAAATAAGGAAATGATTATAGGGGATCTTTTAATGGGTGGACACATTGGCGGCTTTTTTCTTCCTCACAAACCGAGACACCATTACTTTGCTCATAATATGGATACTGCTCAAAAAAGTATTCAACGTTTGCTTCATGAGAAACCAAGTAAAATCTATGTTGGCCACGGTGGTCCTCTAACTTTTCGAGACATTCAAAAGCGGGAATTTTAA
- a CDS encoding YvaD family protein has translation MKSLPYFFLVTDIGFILYWLLTFFNLIPLHYAFKDYENPILVAWNWSFFPLDILISITGFISLALYKRNNRKWEAFAFCSLVLTFCAGLMALSFWSVRKDFDIMWWGVNLFLLIYPCFFLKSMFTLRERS, from the coding sequence ATGAAATCTCTTCCCTATTTTTTTCTCGTTACAGATATCGGATTTATTCTTTATTGGTTGCTCACGTTTTTTAATTTGATTCCTCTTCACTATGCATTCAAAGATTACGAAAATCCCATTCTTGTAGCATGGAATTGGTCGTTCTTTCCACTAGATATCCTTATTTCAATTACGGGATTTATAAGCTTAGCTCTATATAAAAGAAACAATAGGAAATGGGAAGCTTTTGCTTTTTGTTCTCTTGTTCTTACTTTTTGTGCAGGCCTTATGGCACTTAGCTTTTGGAGTGTAAGAAAAGACTTTGACATCATGTGGTGGGGAGTAAATTTATTTTTGCTCATTTATCCATGTTTCTTCCTCAAAAGCATGTTTACCTTAAGGGAAAGAAGTTAA
- the pruA gene encoding L-glutamate gamma-semialdehyde dehydrogenase, translating to MTTNTEIKAYKHEPFTDFTVEENKTQFQEALKLVQSSLGKDYPLVIGKEEIETENKIVSVNPANKSEVIGRVSKADQKLAEKAMEVALETFKTWKKVDPAERAEVLFKAASIIRNRKHEFSAYLVKEAGKPWKEADADTAEAIDFLEFYARQMLKLKDGVPVESREGEKNSFGYVPLGVGIVISPFNFPFAIMAGTAAAAVVTGNTVLLKPANNTPVIAAKFIEVMKEAGLPDGVLNYIPGSGAELGDYLVDHPKTRFVSFTGSREVGCRIYERAAKVHPGQIWLKRVIAEMGGKDTVVVDRDADLDLAASSIVYSAFGFSGQKCSAGSRAVVHQDVYDEVLEKAVELTKTLTLGNPEDVNTYMGPVIDQASFDKISKYIEIGKEEGRLMIGGKGDDSEGYFIEPTIFADVDEKARLMQEEIFGPVVAFSKARDFDHMMEIANNTDYGLTGALLSNTESHIERAKEEFHVGNLYFNRGCTGAIVGYHPFGGFNMSGTDSKAGGPDYLILHLQAKTTSVTL from the coding sequence ATGACAACAAATACAGAAATCAAAGCATACAAACATGAACCATTTACAGATTTTACGGTAGAGGAAAATAAGACACAGTTTCAAGAAGCTTTAAAGCTTGTTCAATCATCTCTTGGAAAAGATTATCCACTTGTTATTGGTAAGGAAGAAATTGAAACAGAAAACAAGATCGTTTCTGTGAATCCAGCAAACAAGAGTGAAGTTATTGGTCGTGTTTCAAAAGCGGATCAAAAGCTAGCGGAAAAAGCAATGGAAGTAGCACTAGAAACTTTTAAAACATGGAAAAAAGTTGATCCTGCCGAACGTGCAGAAGTACTATTTAAAGCCGCTTCTATCATTCGTAACCGCAAACATGAATTTTCAGCTTATTTAGTGAAAGAAGCAGGTAAACCATGGAAAGAAGCTGATGCTGATACAGCTGAGGCAATTGATTTCCTAGAGTTTTACGCTCGTCAAATGCTGAAACTAAAAGACGGTGTTCCTGTTGAAAGCCGTGAAGGAGAGAAAAACTCATTTGGTTATGTACCATTAGGGGTTGGAATCGTTATTTCTCCATTTAATTTCCCATTTGCAATTATGGCTGGAACAGCAGCTGCTGCCGTTGTAACTGGTAACACAGTGCTTCTTAAACCTGCAAACAACACTCCTGTTATTGCAGCGAAGTTCATTGAAGTAATGAAAGAAGCAGGCCTTCCGGATGGTGTGCTAAACTATATTCCTGGAAGCGGCGCAGAGTTAGGTGACTATCTTGTAGATCATCCAAAAACTCGCTTCGTATCTTTCACAGGATCTCGTGAAGTTGGTTGCCGTATTTATGAGCGTGCTGCAAAAGTACATCCTGGCCAAATTTGGCTAAAACGTGTTATTGCTGAAATGGGCGGAAAAGATACTGTTGTTGTTGACCGTGATGCAGACCTAGATTTAGCAGCTTCTTCTATTGTTTACTCTGCGTTTGGCTTCTCTGGACAAAAGTGTTCAGCAGGATCTCGCGCAGTTGTACATCAAGATGTGTATGACGAAGTATTAGAAAAAGCAGTTGAGTTAACAAAAACATTAACATTAGGAAATCCAGAAGACGTAAATACGTATATGGGTCCTGTTATTGATCAAGCTTCATTTGATAAGATTTCAAAATATATTGAAATTGGAAAAGAAGAAGGAAGATTAATGATTGGTGGTAAAGGAGACGATTCAGAAGGTTACTTTATTGAACCAACAATTTTCGCAGATGTAGATGAAAAAGCGCGTCTTATGCAAGAAGAAATTTTTGGCCCTGTTGTTGCTTTCTCAAAAGCGCGTGACTTTGATCATATGATGGAGATTGCAAATAACACAGATTATGGTTTAACAGGAGCTCTTTTATCAAATACAGAAAGCCATATTGAACGTGCGAAAGAGGAATTCCACGTTGGGAACCTTTATTTTAATAGAGGTTGTACAGGAGCGATTGTTGGTTACCATCCATTTGGTGGTTTCAATATGTCTGGTACAGATTCAAAAGCAGGCGGCCCTGATTATTTAATTCTTCACCTACAAGCTAAAACAACGAGTGTAACTCTTTAA